In the genome of Kutzneria kofuensis, the window CACCTGCTGTCGGAACTGACGTGCCATGTCCCCGACCGTACGCCGCCTACCTACCAATTCGGTAGGTAAACCGACCGGATCGGTAGGTGACGCTCGTCGCAGTCAGCGCACCGGCTTGATGTCCAGCACGGGCGTGCCGTCGATCGCCTCGAGATGCCGCACGGTGATGCCGTCGGCCGAGACCTCGGTGATGGTGACGGTGTGCAGCCCGATGGGATTGGGGCGGTCGGGGGAGCGCGTGGAGAAGACGCCCTGCTGCGGGCGGGAGGTGTCGCCGCGCGGATGGACGGAGAGCACATCGCGCCGGCTCTGGTGCAGCCAGGTGAGCAGGACGACGTCGTCGCCGACGCGGAGATCGGCGGCCGCGGGCAGCGCCGCGGGATGGAACACGACCCGCGCGGCCGGCGCGTTCTCCTCGGGCTGGCGCGGGGCGGCGGAGCGGTCGGTCAGCACGGAACTGATCCAGCCGATGGGCCGCACCTCGTAACAGGGATCGGTCACGGCGGCGAGACTA includes:
- the tsaA gene encoding tRNA (N6-threonylcarbamoyladenosine(37)-N6)-methyltransferase TrmO; the protein is MTDPCYEVRPIGWISSVLTDRSAAPRQPEENAPAARVVFHPAALPAAADLRVGDDVVLLTWLHQSRRDVLSVHPRGDTSRPQQGVFSTRSPDRPNPIGLHTVTITEVSADGITVRHLEAIDGTPVLDIKPVR